A segment of the Rhizobium sp. ZPR4 genome:
GTCTGCCAGGCATCCTCAACGGAGCCGATCAACTCGTGATCCTCGCCGGATGCGAAGCGCTGCAGGTTGGCCATGCGGTTGACGAAGGCGTCCGGGAACCAGGCACCCTCGAGCTTCACCTCGACCCAATCGCTGCCACCCTCGGGACGTATCCAAAGCTCGTCCGGCTCGCCACTGGGATAGTCGAGATTGACCCCGAGCTTGACGTAGGCAGCACCCTTGGTGCCGGCAATGCGAAACTCGCAGGCCTGGAACTTGCGGCCGAAATCATGGTCGTGATTGACCGAGAGCACACAGCGGACCTTGTCGCCATAATCGAGGATCGCCGCCGTTCGGGTCTGCGCGACATCATGATTGGGATGGCCGATGGTCTTGGCATGGACCCCTTGCGGATTGCCGAGCAGTCCGCGAATGAAATCGAGATAGTGGATCGAGTGCATGGCGATCTCGATCCGCGGCAGGCCTTTCAGGAAGGGCCAGAGCCTCCAGGGCGTGGCGAGCGCCAGCCAGGCATCGAAATCGACGACATCGCCGAGATAGCCTTTGTTCACGGCATCATAAAGCGCCAGCATCATCGGTGCGAAGCGGAGTTGGAAATTGACGGCCGCCTTGATGTCACGCTCACGGCAGACCCGCAGAATTTCAGAAGCGCCTGTGAGATCGCTGCCCATCGGCTTCTGGATCAGCGCGAAGGAGCCGCGCGGCAGTTTCGACAGGATCGCAGCATGTACAGCCGGCGGCGTCGCAAGATCGAAGATTGCGTCTTCGACGGCAAGTGCCTCTGCCTCGGAGGCGAAGGCGCGAATGCCCCATTGAGTGGCAAGCGCCGCCGCTTTCTCGGCATTCGGATCGTAGAGACCAGCGACTGGAAAACCGCCTTGCCTGTAAGCCGGCAGATGCGCGTCACCGACGATGCTGCCGGCGCCGAAGATCACGATCGGACGCGGCTTCGACGGCTTCGGCCACCATTGGCGAAGGGATTTGGGGTCGAAAGCCTCACCCATGATGAAAAACCTCTTCCATCATGGCCCACCACTCGCCCTCCTTGCGGGTTTCGAGCGGCTTCTGGCAAGGCATGCAGACGGACCACCATTCCTGGTTCTTCGGGCTCGCGGCCATCTTGCGCATGTCGGCCTCGAAGTCCGTGCCGACATATTCCCAATAGCCGAAGAGCAGGTTTTCCGGCTCCTTCAGGAAGATCGAATAGTTGGTGACGTTGCATTCGGAGATCAGTGCGAGGATCTCGGGCCAGACGGCCGCGTGAAGCGCCTTGTATTCCGCGATCTTGGCCGGCTCCAGGCCGATCACCATTCCCATCCGCTGCATGGTCCGTTCCTCCTCAGCCGTGGATTTCCCGGGTAAATTCGCCGATCGAGCGCGCCTTCACCGCTTCCCAGTCCCAGGCGATGCCGATGCCGGGCTCCAAAGGCGCAAGTGCCTTGCCGTCGACGATCTCCATGCCCTTCGTCGTGAGGTCGTCGAGCTGTGGAATGTATTCAACGTATTTGCCGTTCGGCACGGCGCAGGTGAGGCTGACATGCAGCTCCATCAGGAAGTGCGGGCAGACCGGAATATCGAAGGCCTCGGCCGCATGCGCTACCTTCAGCCAGGGCGTGATGCCGCCGATGCGGGCGACGTCCACCTGCACGATCGAGCAGGCGCCCTTCTGCATGTATTCGCGGAAATACCGGATCGAATACATGGATTCGCCAACCGCGATCGGCGTCGGTGTCGATCGGGTCAGCCGGATATGGCCGTCGAGATCATCAGCCGGCAGCGGCTCCTCGATCCAGGCGAGGTCGAGCTCTTTCAGGCGGGCCGCCCGGCGGATCGCCTCGTCGACGGTAAAGCCCTGATTGCAGTCGGTCATGATCTCGAAGCCGGAACCGAGCGCCAGACGCATCGCGGCCAATCGGTCGTAATCCTCCGAGCCATGCGGCTTGCCGATCTTCACCTTCGAGCCGGAAAAACCCTTGGCCTTCGCCTGCAGCGCGTCCTCGACCAGTGCTTCCTTCTCAATATGCAGCCAGCCGCCTTCCGTCGTGTAGAGCGGGCAACGATCCCTAGCGCCCCCAGCAAGCTTCCAGAGCGGCAGGTTCTGCTTCTTGGCCCGCAGGTCCCAAAGTGCGGTGTCGACCGCCGCAAGGGCCAGCGCCGTAATGGGACCGATGGTCGTCGCATGCGTGGCGAATTCCAGTCTATGCCAGATTGCCTCGATGCAGTCGGCATCCTCACCGATCAAAAGCGGCACCAGATGGTCGGAGAGCAGCCGCATGACGGAGGAGCCGCCGGTGCCGATCGTATAGCTATAGCCGGTGCCGACAGCGCCGTCGCTGTCGGTGATGGTGACGATCGGCGTCTCCTGGCTGACGAAGCTCTGGATCGCATCCGTCCGCTTCACCTTCGGCGGCAGATCGACCATCCGCAATTCAATTTTCTCGATACGGGCCACGGAGCGATTCCTTAGTTTGCGAGGCTCTTGCCGGTTTCGACGGAGAAGAGATGCGCCTGACTAAGGTCGAAGCTCATCTTCAGCTGTTCGCCGCTCTTCAGCGCGCGCGGATTGAGCATGCGCGTCACCCATTCGCGCCCGGCAAATTCGACGAAGACAAGCGTTTCATTGCCGAGCGGTTCGGTGATGGCGACGGGCAGTGTCAGTTCGTAGACGGCGGATTCCGCGCCCGAATGCAGGCCGTGACCGGTGGGGAAGATGTCGTCGGGCCGGAGACCGAAAGCGACCGTCTCGCCTTCCCTGACCTTGCCGGCAAATTGGCCCGGCAGCGGCAGACGGTCGCCATTCTTGAAGATGAGTTCGCCTGATTTCAGCGTCGCCTCCTCGATGTTCATCGGCGGCGAACCGATGAAACCGGCGACAAAGCGCGTGGCGGGCCGCTTGAACACTTCGTCCGGTGTGCCAACCTGTTCGATATAACCATCGCGCATGATGACGATGCGGTCGGCAAGCGTCATGGCCTCGACCTGGTCGTGCGTGACGTAAACCACCGTCGACTGCACCTTGGCATGCAGCTTCTTGATCTCGGTGCGCATCTGTGTGCGCAGCTTGGCGTCGAGGTTCGACAGCGGCTCGTCGAAGAGGAAGACCTCCGGCTGGCGGACGATGGCGCGGCCCATGGCGACGCGCTGACGCTGACCGCCGGAAAGCTGCGCCGGACGACGATCCATCAGGGCTTCGAGGCTCAAGATGGCCGCTGCTTCATTGACCCGCTTGTCGATCTCAGCCTGCGGCTGCTTGGCGATCTTCAAGGAGAAGCCCATGTTCTCGCGCACGGTCATATGCGGATAGAGCGCATAGGACTGGAATACCATCGAGATGTTGCGATCGCGCGGTGGCAGGTCGTTGACGACGGTATCGCCGATCTCGATCGTGCCGTCTGAGACATCCTCCAGGCCGGCGATCATGCGCAGCGTCGTCGACTTGCCGCAGCCGGAGGGGCCGACGAGCGCGATGAACTCCTTGTCCGCGATGTCGAGATCGATCCCGTGGACGATTTCCAGCGCACCATAGCGCTTGACGAGTTTTTTAAGGGAAACCTGAGCCATTGAGATCAACCTTTGACCGCACCGAATGTCAGACCCGACACCAGATGCTTCTGAATGATGAAAGTGAGAGCGAGCGCGGGAACGATCATGACAACAGCCAGCGCGCACATGCCGCGCCAGTCGATGGTGAACTCGGCCGTATAGTCGAGCAGACCGACGGGCAGCGTCTTGGAATCGACGGAACGCGTCAGCTGCGAGGCCAGTGCATATTCATTCCAGCAGGTGAGGAAGGCGAAAATGCCGGCGGATGCGATACCGGGGCCGGCAAGCGGGAATTCCACCTGCCAGAAGGCCTGCCAGCGATTGCAGCCGTCGATCTGCGCGGCTTCGGCCAGATCCTTCGGCACCTGCCGGAAGAAGCCGTCGATCAGCCAGATGGTGAAGGGCACGTTCAGCGCGACATAGGTGAGGATCAGGCCGAAATGCGTGTCGATGATCCCGAGCCGCGCATAGACCATGAACAGCGGCAATGAGAGCGCCACGCCGGGCACGGAGCGCGTCAGCATCAGCCCGAGGAACACGGCCGACTTACCTGCGAAACGGAAGCGGGCGAAGGCATAGCCCCCGGACATGCCGATGACGAGCGCAATGGCCGTCGAGGTGATGGAGATGATCAGCGAATTGCGGAAATAGTCCCAAACGGGAATGCCGCCCTGCCCCACGCCGCTGAACATGGCGCGATAAGCTTCCAGTGACAGCTCCTGCGGGATCCAGACCGCCGGCTTTGCCATGATCTCCACGGTCGGGCGCAGCGAGCTGATAACGATCCAGAAGCCGGGCAGGCAGATGATGAGCATCGCGAGGAAAAGGCCGATAAGATAGGCGACTTTCCACAGGCGGCGCTGCAGGCGTTGTTGAGCGTTGCGATCCATGATTACCACTCCGCTCCGATCTGGGTGCGGGCAAGCGCCAGCTTACGGAAGAAATAGACTGTGAAAGCGATCGACAGGATGATCGAGACATAGGCCATGGCGTTGGCGAGACCCATCTGCGCATCGGCATAGGCGGTGCGCCCGACCAGCGTCCAGATCAGCTCCGTGCGCCGTGCCGGCCCGCCATCCGTCATGATCTTGACGATGTCATAGGCGCGGGCGACGTCGAGCGAACGGATCGTCATGGCGATGAAGGCAAAGGGCATCAGGAACGGCCAGGTGACGTAGCGGAAGGTCTGCCAGCTGGTGCAGCCATCGACCTTGGCGGCCTCGACCGGCTCCTGCGGCATCGCGAGCAGGCCTGCGAGAATGAGGATGGCAAAGACCGAAGTCGAAGACCAGACTTCGGCGATCACGATGGAGAACAGCGCCAGATTGCCGTCGATCAGCCAGGGTATGGCCGTTTCCGTAATGCCGAGGGATTGCAGGGCATTGTTGATGATGCCGACATTGTCGTTGAACATGAATTTGAACTGGAAGCCGACGAGGACAGGCGAGAACATCATCGGAAACATCATCAGCGTGCGCAGCACGCGCTTGCCATGCGTCGCCTTGTTGACCAGCAAAGCCAGTCCGAGACCAAGCAGCATTTCCAGATTGAGCGCGATCGTCAGCAGCACCACGGTGCGGACGAAAGCGGCCAGAAACACCGGATCCGTCAGGATGCGCATGTAGTTGCGCAGGCCGATGAAGGTGAACAGTGTGGCCGGCCTAGTCAGGCGAAATGGCGTGAAGCTGGAATAGAAGGAGAGAAGCAGCGGAAACAGAACCACCGCCACAAGGACGATGATCGCCGGAAGAAGAAGCAGGACCGGTGGAGATATTCTCTTGAGCATGGTTTGCACCTGTCGGCATTCCTCGGCAGCGTGGCCCGGACTGCGTGGAATGGATTGCTTGGGACGAGACCCGGCACAAAGCCGGCAGCGCCGATGACGCCTCGCGGTGCCGATCAAAAGCGATTCTCGAAGTCAATTTTGGAAAGTCCCGCGCTCCTGGAAGCGCGGGACTTCGATTGCATCGCTTAGAGCGCGCCGGCATCCTTCAGGACATCGGTTGCCTTCTGGGCAGCAGCATCAAGCGCCTGCTTGGAGGTCTTGTCGCCGAGAATGGCGGCCTGAAGTTCAGGATAGACGACGTTGGAAATCTCGATCCATTGCGGCGTGCGCGGAACCGGGAAGGCGTACTTCATCGATTCCTGGAAGGTGCTCAGCACTTCCTTCTTGTAAGGGTCGGAAGCAGCCTGCTGGATATCCCAATCCCAGACCGCCTTGCGGGTCGGCAGCGTGCCGTTGGCGGCTTCGAGCTTCTGTGAATCGTCGTTGGTCAGGAACCAGACGAGCGAAGCGGCCGCATCCTTGTGGGCGCAGGATTCGGTGACCGAGAAGCCGTGATGGCCGGACCAGCCGGTGTGCTTGCCCGACGAGCCGACGGGCTGCACGACGACGCCGACATTGCCGGCGATCTTCGAGGATTTCGGATCGTTGAAATAGGTCGCCCAGCCCGGCCAGTCGAGATCGAGCGCGATCGAGCCGGAAGCAAAACCAGCGCCGAGATCGTCCCACAGGTAGTTGGTCGTGCCGGCCGGAACGGCCTTGGCCTTGTACATGTTGACGAACCAGTCGAGCGCACGCACGCCGGCTTCGGAATTGAAGGCAGGCTTGCCGTCCTTGTCGAGATATTCGCCGCCTTCGGCAACCAGCATTTCATAGAAGCGGCCGTTGATGGCCTCTTCCTTGCCGGGGAACTGCGTGCCGAAGAAATTCGGCGGGTTCGAGAAGAAGATCGCCTGATCGGAGACTTCCTTCCAGGTCTTCGGCGGCGCCAGATCGTAGCCATATTTCGCCTTGAACGCCGTCTTCTTGGCCTCATCATTATAGAGGCTCTTCTGATAGTAGAGCGCCGAAACGTCGAACTGAGCGCGCGGCAGCATGATCAGACGGCCATCGATGGTCGAGGCCTGAATTGTGGAATCAACGAACTGGGCGATTTCTTCCTTGGGCAGCAGCTTCGAAAGATCGGTGTAGAGGTCAGGATATTGCGGCGCGAAGGACGAATGGTTCGAACCGACGCACCAGGAGATGCTACCCGAGGCCATGTCCGACTTGATTTCCTTGTCGAGCTCGAAGTGGTTCTTCTTAGACAGAATGTTGACCTTGGCGCCGGTTTCCTTCTCCCACTCGGCAATACGCGCGTAGAGCGGCTCATATTGCTGACCGCCGATGAGCTTGGCGTCGATCGTCACACCCGGAAATTTGCCCGGCAGATCGGCGGCGAAAACCGCTGTGCCGGCAAGCAATGCCATCGTGCCGGCAACAAGACCGGCCCTCCAATTCCTCATCGAACTTCCTCCCTTAAGCTCGGACCCCTTGTCCGATTGCCCTCTAGACCCAAATATGGATCAATGATTTATAAGTAAACATCTTATTCATTGGCCGTCAAGCCGTGATCGCGCGCTTGTAAAATGCCTTCATTCATATATGAATGATGATTCATATTTCTTCGCACGGGGACTTGTTAATGAGCATAGAAGACGACAGTGATCGCTACCGCGCGCCGGCGCTGGACAAGGGGCTTGACATTTTGGAGCTGCTGGCAACGATCGATGGCGGCCTGACGCAGGCCGAAATCGCCAAGGCACTCAACAAGAGCCCCAACGAATTCTATCGCATGCTCGACCGCCTGGTGCGACGCGGCTATGTGCAGCGACAGGACGGCGACCGCTTCTATCTGACGCTGAAGCTCTTCGGCCTCGCGCATTATCATGCGCCAGTTCGCCGCCTTGTCTCCTTCGCCACGCCGCTGATGCGCGAATTCTCCAACCGCGCCGAGCAGGCGTGCCATCTGGCGATCTACGACCGCGGCTCGGTCGTCGTCATCGCCCAGCAGGATTCACCGACCTATTGGGGCATTTCCATCCGCGTCGGCGCGCAGATCAATCTCTACAATACCGGCTCCGGCCACATTCTCCTGGCATTCAAGGATGCCAAGCAGCGCCAGATGATGATCAACGAGCAGAGACGCCAGGAGCAAGACCCGGAAGAACCGCCCGCCGATCTCGAAGAGAAGCTCTCGGCCATCCGCGAAAAGGGCTTCGAAACCATGAGCAGCCTGCAGACGAGCGGCGTCCACAATATCTCCGCGCCCGTGCTGGCGATGGACGGCAATGCGCTGGCGGCGCTGACCTGCCCCTATATCGAGCCTGTGAACTCGAAGGCACCGACGCGCGAACAGGTGGTCGAATATGTAAGGGAAGCGGCCAAGGAGATCTCCGAAACGGTGGCCGGCACGGTCGATAAAGCCGAGCTATAATTTTTATTTGAATAAACTATTCTTATGTGAGTATATGTTGGGCAAGCAGGTATGGGAGGAACACCATGCTTTTCGACAGCCATCTGCACATCGTCGACCGGAAAAAGCTCGCCTATCCCTGGCTGGCCGACGCCGGCGCACTCAATCGCGACAGCCTCTACGAAGACTATGCACGCGAAGCCAAGCGTCTTGGGATCACCGATACGCTTCACATGGAAGTCGATGTCACCGAAGACGATATCGAGCGGGAAACCGAATACGTCAAAGGCTTGAGCCACGAACCCGGCAACCTGCTGAGAGGTGCCATCGCCGCCTGCCGTCCTGAAAGCACAAGTTTTCCCGCCTATCTCGAGCGCGTGCTTGCCGATCCCTTCGTTAAAGGTTTCCGACGGGTGCTGCATGTCGTGCCTGACGATGTCTCTGAAGGCGCGCTGTTTCGCGAGAACCTGAAGCGGCTCGCCGATACCCGCCTCACCTTCGATCTCTGCGTCCTGCCGCACCAAATATCCAAGGCAATCGCACTCGCCGACCTCAATCCCAACGTCCGCTTCATCCTCGACCATTGCGGCGTGCCGGCCGTGAAGGACGGCTTGAGCGAAAGCTGGTCGGCGGGGATCAAGGAGGTTGCGATACGGCCCAATGTCATGGTGAAGATTTCTGGCGTCGTCGCCTATGCGGACCCGGACAGCTGGTCGCCGGAAACGCTGCGTCCCTTCGTCGAACATTGCATCGCAAGCTTCGGCTGGGATCGCGTCATCTGGGGCAGCGATTGGCCGGTCTGCACGCTCGGCGGCAATCTCTCCACCTGGGTCGCCGCCACTCATGCGCTGATGCAAGGCGTAAGTGCAGACGAACGCAACAGCCTCTATCACCTGAATGCCAAGCGCCTCTGGTCTCTCTGAAACCGGAGGTTTTCCATCGAAAGTGAATGCCATGACCGCCACCGTCGGCGTATCCAGCACCCATCCGAAAACCATGCCGGCCGATCACGCCGAGATCCCCGTCTGGAACGCGGAAAACTGGTTCTACGAGGATTTCGAGATCGGCCACAAGATCCGCTCGCTGCGTCGCACGATTTCCGAAGGTGAATCCCAGCAGTTCAACGCGCTGGTGCTCGACATGCACCCATACGTCAGCGACCAGATCTTCGCCGAAACCGAAGGGCTGTTCGGCAAGCGGCTGGTTGCCGGCGCCTTCGTCTTTTCCGCCGGCCTCGGGCTTGTCGCCACGAATTGCGTCAACGCCTTCTCCTATGGCTACGACAAGCTGCGCTTCATCAAGCCCACCTTCATCGGTGAGACGATCTACACCATCCGCACCAATCTGGATAAACAGCCGAAATATGCCGAGCTTGGCCTGATCCGCTCATCTTATGAAGTCTTCAAGGGCGAAGGCGAATTGGTGCTCTATTGCGAGCATATCCAGACGGTGCGCTACAAGAACGGCCGGCCGGCGGATGCGCCGCCGCTGAAAGTCTGACATGACCAAAGATAACGAAGAGGGCCTGCTCTCCGGCATTATCGTGCTGGATATGAGCCAGTTTCTTGCCGGCCCGATGGCCGCCCTGCGCCTCGGCGACCTTGGCGCGCGCGTCATCAAGATCGAGCGGCCTGACGGCGGCGATCTCTGCCGCCGGCTCTATCTCAGCGATACCGAGATCGGTGGCGATTCCACGCTCTTTCACGCCATCAATCGCGGCAAGGAGAGCTTTGCCCTCAACATGAAGGATGCGAGCGATCTACAGGAACTGCGCACGCTGATCGCCAAGGCCGACGTCATCATCCAGAATTTTCGCCCCGGCGTCATCGAACGGCTTGGCCTCGACTACACCTCCGTTGCCGCGATCAACCCGCGCATCGTCTATGGCAGCATCACCGGATACGGCCCCGATAACGAATGGCGCCAATTCCCCGGGCAGGATCTGCTGGCCCAGGCCCGCTCCGGCGTCATGTGGCTGAACGGCGAGGCCGATGACGGGCCTGTGCCCTTCGGGCTTGCCGTCGCCGACATGCTGGCCGGCAATCTCCTCGTCCAGGCAATCCTGGCCGGGCTCGTACGGCGCAGCGTGACCGGGCACGGCGTGCATGTGGAAACGAGCCTGCTGGAAGCGATGGTCGATTTCCAGTTCGAGGTGCTGACCACGCACCTGAATGACGGCGGCCGCTTGCCGCAGAAATCCGCCGTGCGCAATGCCCACGCCTATCTCGCCGCCCCCTACGGCGTCTATCGCTGCGCCGATGGCTGGCTGGCGCTGGCGATGATGCCGTTGGAAAAACTCGCACCGCTGCTCGACCTGCCGGCGCTCGTCAACTACACGCCTGATGACGCCTTCCAGCGTCGCGACGAAATCAAGACCATGATCGCGAGCCGGCTGCGGGAGAAAACCGTTCGCGAATGGCTCGCCATCCTCGAGCCCGCCGATATCTGGGCGGCCGAGGTACTGGATTGGCCGAAACTGCTACAGAGTGCTGCCTTCCGTAAGCTCGACATGCTGCAGACGGTGACACGCGACGACGGCACCTCCGTGCGCACGACGGCAAGC
Coding sequences within it:
- a CDS encoding Gfo/Idh/MocA family oxidoreductase encodes the protein MGEAFDPKSLRQWWPKPSKPRPIVIFGAGSIVGDAHLPAYRQGGFPVAGLYDPNAEKAAALATQWGIRAFASEAEALAVEDAIFDLATPPAVHAAILSKLPRGSFALIQKPMGSDLTGASEILRVCRERDIKAAVNFQLRFAPMMLALYDAVNKGYLGDVVDFDAWLALATPWRLWPFLKGLPRIEIAMHSIHYLDFIRGLLGNPQGVHAKTIGHPNHDVAQTRTAAILDYGDKVRCVLSVNHDHDFGRKFQACEFRIAGTKGAAYVKLGVNLDYPSGEPDELWIRPEGGSDWVEVKLEGAWFPDAFVNRMANLQRFASGEDHELIGSVEDAWQTMALVEAAYQSSAAPATPIAELPKA
- a CDS encoding L-rhamnose mutarotase gives rise to the protein MQRMGMVIGLEPAKIAEYKALHAAVWPEILALISECNVTNYSIFLKEPENLLFGYWEYVGTDFEADMRKMAASPKNQEWWSVCMPCQKPLETRKEGEWWAMMEEVFHHG
- a CDS encoding mandelate racemase/muconate lactonizing enzyme family protein, coding for MARIEKIELRMVDLPPKVKRTDAIQSFVSQETPIVTITDSDGAVGTGYSYTIGTGGSSVMRLLSDHLVPLLIGEDADCIEAIWHRLEFATHATTIGPITALALAAVDTALWDLRAKKQNLPLWKLAGGARDRCPLYTTEGGWLHIEKEALVEDALQAKAKGFSGSKVKIGKPHGSEDYDRLAAMRLALGSGFEIMTDCNQGFTVDEAIRRAARLKELDLAWIEEPLPADDLDGHIRLTRSTPTPIAVGESMYSIRYFREYMQKGACSIVQVDVARIGGITPWLKVAHAAEAFDIPVCPHFLMELHVSLTCAVPNGKYVEYIPQLDDLTTKGMEIVDGKALAPLEPGIGIAWDWEAVKARSIGEFTREIHG
- the ugpC gene encoding sn-glycerol-3-phosphate ABC transporter ATP-binding protein UgpC — protein: MAQVSLKKLVKRYGALEIVHGIDLDIADKEFIALVGPSGCGKSTTLRMIAGLEDVSDGTIEIGDTVVNDLPPRDRNISMVFQSYALYPHMTVRENMGFSLKIAKQPQAEIDKRVNEAAAILSLEALMDRRPAQLSGGQRQRVAMGRAIVRQPEVFLFDEPLSNLDAKLRTQMRTEIKKLHAKVQSTVVYVTHDQVEAMTLADRIVIMRDGYIEQVGTPDEVFKRPATRFVAGFIGSPPMNIEEATLKSGELIFKNGDRLPLPGQFAGKVREGETVAFGLRPDDIFPTGHGLHSGAESAVYELTLPVAITEPLGNETLVFVEFAGREWVTRMLNPRALKSGEQLKMSFDLSQAHLFSVETGKSLAN
- a CDS encoding carbohydrate ABC transporter permease; translation: MDRNAQQRLQRRLWKVAYLIGLFLAMLIICLPGFWIVISSLRPTVEIMAKPAVWIPQELSLEAYRAMFSGVGQGGIPVWDYFRNSLIISITSTAIALVIGMSGGYAFARFRFAGKSAVFLGLMLTRSVPGVALSLPLFMVYARLGIIDTHFGLILTYVALNVPFTIWLIDGFFRQVPKDLAEAAQIDGCNRWQAFWQVEFPLAGPGIASAGIFAFLTCWNEYALASQLTRSVDSKTLPVGLLDYTAEFTIDWRGMCALAVVMIVPALALTFIIQKHLVSGLTFGAVKG
- a CDS encoding sugar ABC transporter permease — its product is MLKRISPPVLLLLPAIIVLVAVVLFPLLLSFYSSFTPFRLTRPATLFTFIGLRNYMRILTDPVFLAAFVRTVVLLTIALNLEMLLGLGLALLVNKATHGKRVLRTLMMFPMMFSPVLVGFQFKFMFNDNVGIINNALQSLGITETAIPWLIDGNLALFSIVIAEVWSSTSVFAILILAGLLAMPQEPVEAAKVDGCTSWQTFRYVTWPFLMPFAFIAMTIRSLDVARAYDIVKIMTDGGPARRTELIWTLVGRTAYADAQMGLANAMAYVSIILSIAFTVYFFRKLALARTQIGAEW
- a CDS encoding sugar ABC transporter substrate-binding protein, with the translated sequence MRNWRAGLVAGTMALLAGTAVFAADLPGKFPGVTIDAKLIGGQQYEPLYARIAEWEKETGAKVNILSKKNHFELDKEIKSDMASGSISWCVGSNHSSFAPQYPDLYTDLSKLLPKEEIAQFVDSTIQASTIDGRLIMLPRAQFDVSALYYQKSLYNDEAKKTAFKAKYGYDLAPPKTWKEVSDQAIFFSNPPNFFGTQFPGKEEAINGRFYEMLVAEGGEYLDKDGKPAFNSEAGVRALDWFVNMYKAKAVPAGTTNYLWDDLGAGFASGSIALDLDWPGWATYFNDPKSSKIAGNVGVVVQPVGSSGKHTGWSGHHGFSVTESCAHKDAAASLVWFLTNDDSQKLEAANGTLPTRKAVWDWDIQQAASDPYKKEVLSTFQESMKYAFPVPRTPQWIEISNVVYPELQAAILGDKTSKQALDAAAQKATDVLKDAGAL
- a CDS encoding IclR family transcriptional regulator, producing MSIEDDSDRYRAPALDKGLDILELLATIDGGLTQAEIAKALNKSPNEFYRMLDRLVRRGYVQRQDGDRFYLTLKLFGLAHYHAPVRRLVSFATPLMREFSNRAEQACHLAIYDRGSVVVIAQQDSPTYWGISIRVGAQINLYNTGSGHILLAFKDAKQRQMMINEQRRQEQDPEEPPADLEEKLSAIREKGFETMSSLQTSGVHNISAPVLAMDGNALAALTCPYIEPVNSKAPTREQVVEYVREAAKEISETVAGTVDKAEL
- a CDS encoding amidohydrolase; the protein is MLFDSHLHIVDRKKLAYPWLADAGALNRDSLYEDYAREAKRLGITDTLHMEVDVTEDDIERETEYVKGLSHEPGNLLRGAIAACRPESTSFPAYLERVLADPFVKGFRRVLHVVPDDVSEGALFRENLKRLADTRLTFDLCVLPHQISKAIALADLNPNVRFILDHCGVPAVKDGLSESWSAGIKEVAIRPNVMVKISGVVAYADPDSWSPETLRPFVEHCIASFGWDRVIWGSDWPVCTLGGNLSTWVAATHALMQGVSADERNSLYHLNAKRLWSL
- a CDS encoding MaoC family dehydratase, which codes for MTATVGVSSTHPKTMPADHAEIPVWNAENWFYEDFEIGHKIRSLRRTISEGESQQFNALVLDMHPYVSDQIFAETEGLFGKRLVAGAFVFSAGLGLVATNCVNAFSYGYDKLRFIKPTFIGETIYTIRTNLDKQPKYAELGLIRSSYEVFKGEGELVLYCEHIQTVRYKNGRPADAPPLKV
- a CDS encoding CaiB/BaiF CoA-transferase family protein; translated protein: MTKDNEEGLLSGIIVLDMSQFLAGPMAALRLGDLGARVIKIERPDGGDLCRRLYLSDTEIGGDSTLFHAINRGKESFALNMKDASDLQELRTLIAKADVIIQNFRPGVIERLGLDYTSVAAINPRIVYGSITGYGPDNEWRQFPGQDLLAQARSGVMWLNGEADDGPVPFGLAVADMLAGNLLVQAILAGLVRRSVTGHGVHVETSLLEAMVDFQFEVLTTHLNDGGRLPQKSAVRNAHAYLAAPYGVYRCADGWLALAMMPLEKLAPLLDLPALVNYTPDDAFQRRDEIKTMIASRLREKTVREWLAILEPADIWAAEVLDWPKLLQSAAFRKLDMLQTVTRDDGTSVRTTASPIRVNGIRARNGIAAPTIGGQSEKVRAEFLT